Proteins found in one Herbiconiux sp. A18JL235 genomic segment:
- a CDS encoding LLM class flavin-dependent oxidoreductase has product MTAPLRVGVMLPRDLDPARVLEFARRAEELGFDELWVVEDMGFRGGIAQAAAVLAVTTRIRVGIGILPAAARNVAFEAMEVATLAQLFPGRLDVGIGHGMPDWMRSVGAWPDRPLRYLGEHTTALRSLLRGERVGTAPTPTGPDAQPAGADAQPAGAGAQPAGADAQLHPMTQPPHRGGDTLGTIPTSPGADAQVVGAERVGTVSGSHVGTTPDASRANARADAAERPGGLRGVALEPGSVPEVVPGVLLGVRGPKSLALSGRVADGTVLAEPTTPEYARAALEAIAASGPHALVAYNVAAVAADTATALELARPGLEYVGDSGWAPHIAPLDFAEDFAALRARFSDDDRAGFAAALPDEWVARLALAGTAGEVRARHESLARAGVTSSVLIPAGPDPFAALDSLATALP; this is encoded by the coding sequence GTGACCGCACCACTCCGAGTCGGGGTCATGCTGCCCCGCGACCTCGACCCCGCCCGCGTGCTGGAGTTCGCTCGGCGCGCCGAGGAGCTCGGCTTCGACGAGCTGTGGGTGGTCGAAGACATGGGGTTCCGGGGAGGTATCGCGCAGGCGGCGGCGGTGCTGGCGGTGACGACGCGCATCCGGGTGGGCATCGGCATCCTGCCCGCGGCGGCCCGCAACGTGGCCTTCGAGGCGATGGAGGTCGCGACCCTCGCCCAGCTCTTCCCCGGCCGCCTCGATGTGGGCATCGGTCACGGCATGCCCGACTGGATGCGCTCGGTCGGCGCCTGGCCCGACCGCCCCCTCCGCTACCTCGGCGAGCACACCACCGCCCTCCGCTCCCTCCTCCGCGGCGAGCGCGTCGGCACCGCACCCACCCCCACCGGCCCGGATGCGCAGCCCGCCGGCGCGGACGCGCAGCCCGCCGGCGCAGGCGCGCAGCCCGCCGGAGCGGACGCGCAGCTCCACCCGATGACGCAACCGCCCCACCGGGGCGGAGACACCCTCGGCACCATCCCTACGTCCCCTGGCGCGGACGCCCAAGTCGTCGGCGCGGAAAGGGTTGGCACCGTTAGCGGCAGCCATGTCGGCACCACGCCCGACGCCTCGCGAGCGAATGCGCGGGCCGACGCCGCGGAGCGACCGGGAGGGCTGCGGGGCGTGGCGCTCGAGCCGGGTTCGGTGCCCGAGGTGGTTCCGGGCGTGCTGCTCGGGGTGAGGGGGCCGAAGTCCCTCGCGCTGTCGGGGCGGGTCGCCGACGGCACCGTGCTGGCGGAGCCGACCACGCCCGAGTACGCGCGGGCGGCGCTCGAGGCGATCGCCGCATCCGGTCCTCACGCGCTCGTGGCCTACAACGTCGCGGCCGTCGCCGCCGACACCGCGACGGCGCTCGAGCTCGCCCGCCCGGGGCTCGAGTACGTGGGCGACTCGGGTTGGGCCCCGCACATCGCGCCGCTCGACTTCGCCGAGGACTTCGCCGCGCTGCGCGCCCGCTTCTCCGACGACGACCGCGCCGGCTTCGCCGCCGCCCTCCCCGACGAGTGGGTGGCCCGCCTCGCGCTCGCCGGCACCGCCGGCGAGGTGCGTGCCCGCCACGAGTCGCTGGCGCGCGCCGGCGTGACGAGCTCGGTGCTCATCCCCGCGGGCCCCGACCCCTTCGCCGCCCTCGACTCCCTGGCCACCGCCCTCCCGTGA